A genome region from Triticum aestivum cultivar Chinese Spring chromosome 2B, IWGSC CS RefSeq v2.1, whole genome shotgun sequence includes the following:
- the LOC123044692 gene encoding trafficking protein particle complex subunit 5: protein MISVGKTKQYANVLDKPLSRGRQEVSLSAFAFLFSEVVQYNQTQVDNIADLERRLEDAGYAVGARVLELLCHREKGNRRETRLLGILSFIHSNVWKVLFGKVADSLEKGTEHEDEYMISEKELLVNRFISVPKDMGAFNCGAFVAGIVRGVLDNAGFPAVVTAHFVPIEGQQRPRTTILIKFAEEVLRRESRLG, encoded by the exons ATGATCAGTGTTGGGAAGACGAAGCAGTATGCAAACGTTCTTGACAAGCCCCTCAGCCGTGGCAGACAGGAG GTCAGTTTGAGTGCATTCGCATTCTTGTTCTCGGAGGTGGTTCAATACAACCAGACACAAGTTGACAACATTGCTGACCTGGAACGAAG GCTGGAGGACGCTGGTTATGCTGTTGGTGCTAGAGTTCTTGAACTGCTGTGTCACAGGGAGAAG GGGAATAGACGAGAGACTCGACTGCTGGGGATTTTATCATTCATTCACAGCAATGTATGGAAAGTACTGTTCGGAAAG GTGGCTGACTCGCTTGAGAAAGGAACAGAACATGAGGATGAATACATGATTAGTGAAAAGGAGCTTCTTGTTAACCG GTTCATTTCCGTGCCGAAAGACATGGGGGCATTCAACTGTGGAGCTTTTGTTGCAGGGATTGTAAGG GGCGTATTGGACAATGCTGGTTTTCCAGCGGTAGTTACGGCACATTTTGTGCCAATTGAAGGCCAGCAGAGGCCCAGGACAACAATCTTGATTAAATTTGCTGAAGAG GTTTTACGTCGGGAATCAAGACTTGGCTGA